The proteins below are encoded in one region of Pygocentrus nattereri isolate fPygNat1 chromosome 13, fPygNat1.pri, whole genome shotgun sequence:
- the si:ch211-141o9.10 gene encoding probable endonuclease 4 isoform X3, which yields MGPRRKGEKRRKAEENLTKVDEIADTSRAEKPSEGRINDVMRGKKGRTKGRKKFIGAHVSIAGGIWKAVEASVDIGGRSFGLFLGSQRCWQRPALDPDVAVKFQEACAQHGFDSAHILPHGSYLMNCGSPKEVLENMSGQGSTVGGQFNELKSIIDLVRDKTRVGVCLDTCHAFAAGYDISSTGGVKSMLEEFDQVVGLNYLRAVHLNDSKGKLGCHLDRHEDIGQGQIGISAFRDIVNEPRLDNIPLILETPGRPGFEYAEQIQLLYSLCED from the exons aggagagaagaggaggaaagcAGAAGAAAATCTTACGAAAGTGGACGAAATCGCAGATACAAGTCGTGCAGAAAAACCTTCGGAAGGCAGGATCAATGACGTGATGAGAGGAAAGAAGGGCAGGACCAAAGGACGAAAAAAGTTCATTGGGGCTCATGTCTCTATAGCAG GAGGCATATGGAAAGCAGTGGAAGCCAGTGTGGACATAGGGGGTCGCAGTTTTGGCTTATTTTTGGGCTCCCAGCGCTGCTGGCAAAGACCTGCCCTCGATCCGGATGTGGCAGTCAAGTTCCAGGAGGCTTGTGCTCAGCATGGCTTTGATTCGGCTCATATTCTGCCACACGGATCTTACCTGATGAACTGTGGATCGCCCAAAGAAG TGCTTGAAAACATGAGTGGACAGGGAAGTACTGTGGGTGGACAGTTTAATGAGCTGAAGAGCATAATTGATCTCGTTCGAGACAAGACACGTGTGGGAGTGTGTCTAGACACATGTCATGCATTTGCAGCAG GTTATGATATTTCCTCAACAGGAGGGGTGAAGTCTATGCTTGAGGAATTTGACCAGGTGGTTGGACTGAATTACTTAAGAGCAGTTCATCTCAATGACTCAAAAG GTAAATTGGGCTGCCACTTAGACCGTCATGAGGACATTGGGCAGGGACAGATTGGCATCTCAGCATTTCGAGACATTGTGAATGAGCCTCGACTGGACAACATCCCTCTCATACTTGAGACACCTGGCCG CCCAGGTTTTGAGTATGCTGAGCAAATACAGCTTCTCTATTCCCTTTGTGAGGACTAG
- the si:ch211-141o9.10 gene encoding probable endonuclease 4 isoform X2, with amino-acid sequence MGPRRKGEKRRKAEENLTKVDEIADTSRAEKPSEGRINDVMRGKKGRTKGRKKFIGAHVSIAGGIWKAVEASVDIGGRSFGLFLGSQRCWQRPALDPDVAVKFQEACAQHGFDSAHILPHGSYLMNCGSPKEDVFARSQVMLVDELSRCSALGLTQFNLHPGASMGSSTEECIKRIAQAINHAHQQTPAIVTVLENMSGQGSTVGGQFNELKSIIDLVRDKTRVGVCLDTCHAFAAGGVKSMLEEFDQVVGLNYLRAVHLNDSKGKLGCHLDRHEDIGQGQIGISAFRDIVNEPRLDNIPLILETPGRPGFEYAEQIQLLYSLCED; translated from the exons aggagagaagaggaggaaagcAGAAGAAAATCTTACGAAAGTGGACGAAATCGCAGATACAAGTCGTGCAGAAAAACCTTCGGAAGGCAGGATCAATGACGTGATGAGAGGAAAGAAGGGCAGGACCAAAGGACGAAAAAAGTTCATTGGGGCTCATGTCTCTATAGCAG GAGGCATATGGAAAGCAGTGGAAGCCAGTGTGGACATAGGGGGTCGCAGTTTTGGCTTATTTTTGGGCTCCCAGCGCTGCTGGCAAAGACCTGCCCTCGATCCGGATGTGGCAGTCAAGTTCCAGGAGGCTTGTGCTCAGCATGGCTTTGATTCGGCTCATATTCTGCCACACGGATCTTACCTGATGAACTGTGGATCGCCCAAAGAAG ATGTGTTTGCTAGGAGCCAAGTCATGTTGGTAGATGAACTTAGCCGCTGCAGTGCTTTGGGCCTCACTCAGTTTAACCTCCACCCAGGGGCCTCCATGGGCTCTAGCACAGAGGAGTGCATCAAGAGGATTGCCCAAGCTATAAACCATGCTCACCAGCAAACACCTgctattgtcactg TGCTTGAAAACATGAGTGGACAGGGAAGTACTGTGGGTGGACAGTTTAATGAGCTGAAGAGCATAATTGATCTCGTTCGAGACAAGACACGTGTGGGAGTGTGTCTAGACACATGTCATGCATTTGCAGCAG GAGGGGTGAAGTCTATGCTTGAGGAATTTGACCAGGTGGTTGGACTGAATTACTTAAGAGCAGTTCATCTCAATGACTCAAAAG GTAAATTGGGCTGCCACTTAGACCGTCATGAGGACATTGGGCAGGGACAGATTGGCATCTCAGCATTTCGAGACATTGTGAATGAGCCTCGACTGGACAACATCCCTCTCATACTTGAGACACCTGGCCG CCCAGGTTTTGAGTATGCTGAGCAAATACAGCTTCTCTATTCCCTTTGTGAGGACTAG
- the si:ch211-141o9.10 gene encoding probable endonuclease 4 isoform X1 encodes MGPRRKGEKRRKAEENLTKVDEIADTSRAEKPSEGRINDVMRGKKGRTKGRKKFIGAHVSIAGGIWKAVEASVDIGGRSFGLFLGSQRCWQRPALDPDVAVKFQEACAQHGFDSAHILPHGSYLMNCGSPKEDVFARSQVMLVDELSRCSALGLTQFNLHPGASMGSSTEECIKRIAQAINHAHQQTPAIVTVLENMSGQGSTVGGQFNELKSIIDLVRDKTRVGVCLDTCHAFAAGYDISSTGGVKSMLEEFDQVVGLNYLRAVHLNDSKGKLGCHLDRHEDIGQGQIGISAFRDIVNEPRLDNIPLILETPGRPGFEYAEQIQLLYSLCED; translated from the exons aggagagaagaggaggaaagcAGAAGAAAATCTTACGAAAGTGGACGAAATCGCAGATACAAGTCGTGCAGAAAAACCTTCGGAAGGCAGGATCAATGACGTGATGAGAGGAAAGAAGGGCAGGACCAAAGGACGAAAAAAGTTCATTGGGGCTCATGTCTCTATAGCAG GAGGCATATGGAAAGCAGTGGAAGCCAGTGTGGACATAGGGGGTCGCAGTTTTGGCTTATTTTTGGGCTCCCAGCGCTGCTGGCAAAGACCTGCCCTCGATCCGGATGTGGCAGTCAAGTTCCAGGAGGCTTGTGCTCAGCATGGCTTTGATTCGGCTCATATTCTGCCACACGGATCTTACCTGATGAACTGTGGATCGCCCAAAGAAG ATGTGTTTGCTAGGAGCCAAGTCATGTTGGTAGATGAACTTAGCCGCTGCAGTGCTTTGGGCCTCACTCAGTTTAACCTCCACCCAGGGGCCTCCATGGGCTCTAGCACAGAGGAGTGCATCAAGAGGATTGCCCAAGCTATAAACCATGCTCACCAGCAAACACCTgctattgtcactg TGCTTGAAAACATGAGTGGACAGGGAAGTACTGTGGGTGGACAGTTTAATGAGCTGAAGAGCATAATTGATCTCGTTCGAGACAAGACACGTGTGGGAGTGTGTCTAGACACATGTCATGCATTTGCAGCAG GTTATGATATTTCCTCAACAGGAGGGGTGAAGTCTATGCTTGAGGAATTTGACCAGGTGGTTGGACTGAATTACTTAAGAGCAGTTCATCTCAATGACTCAAAAG GTAAATTGGGCTGCCACTTAGACCGTCATGAGGACATTGGGCAGGGACAGATTGGCATCTCAGCATTTCGAGACATTGTGAATGAGCCTCGACTGGACAACATCCCTCTCATACTTGAGACACCTGGCCG CCCAGGTTTTGAGTATGCTGAGCAAATACAGCTTCTCTATTCCCTTTGTGAGGACTAG